The window TCGCGGTGCAGCGCGAAGACCTGCGGCACGTAGCCGAGGCGGCGCTTGAGCCCGCGCACGTCGCCGCGCAGGTCGGTCCCGAGGACCCACGCTTGCCGGGCCTCCACCTCGAGCAGGCCCGCGATCGCCCGCAGCAGGGTGGTCTTGCCGGCGCCGTCGGGGCCGACCACGCCGACCATCTGCGCGCCCTCGATCGCGAGATCCACGCCCCGCAGCGCGGCCCTCCGGCCGAAGCGCTTCGCGAGGCCCTCGAGCCGCACGCTCGGGACGGCCGGGACCGCCGCCGCGGGCGCCGCGCTCACGGCCGCTCGCGGGCCGGGGCCGCCCTCACGGCATGCCTCTCGCCGGCGCCGCCCGCGGCGCTCGCTGGGCCGGCTCTGCCTGCGGCGCTCCCTGGGCCGGCGCCGCCTGCGGCGCTCCCTGGGCCGGCGCCGCCTGCGGCGCTCCTTGGGCCGGCGCCGCCTGCGGCGCCTCTTGGGCCGGCGCCGCCCTCGGGACCTCGTTCGCAACCCGGCGGGGAGCGCTCCCTGCCGGCGGGGCCTCCTCGACCAGGTAGACGTTGCCCTCGGTACCCGGCTGGAAGCGCTCGACGTCCTCGAGGATCCGCACCTTGGCCCGGTAGACCTGCCCGATCCGGTCGCTGCGGGTCTCGATCTTCTCGGGCGTGAAGTTGGCCTCGCTGGCGACGAAGGAGACCTCGCCCGGCACGCGCCGGTCCGGCGTGCTGTCGAGCTCGATCTCGACGCGGGCGCCCACCCGCACCCGGTCCACGTCGCTCACCGGAACGTAGATCTGCACGTACTTGTCGAGCGGGTCGAGTACCGAGAGCACCGGCGTGCCGGGCTGCGCGAGCTCGCCCGGCCACAGGAGCTGTGCCTGCACCACGCTGGCGGCCGCCGGCGCACGTACGTCGTGCTTCGCGCGCTGCACCTCGAGCTCGCCGAGCTGCGCGCGGGCCAGCTCGAGCTGCCCGCGAAGGACCTCGAGCGCGCGCCGCGCGAGCGCGATCTCGCCCTCCTGGGCGCGGCTGCGCGCCAGGAGCTCGCGAGCACGCTCGACGGCGCTGCGCGTGGCGTCGTGCCCGGCGCGTGCCTCGTCGAGCCGCTGCACCGAGACGACGCCGTCGGCCCTGAGCTTCTCGGTGCGCGCGAAGGTGCGCGCCGCCAGGACGGCGTCGGCCTGCGCCTGGCGCAGCGCCGCCTCCTGCGCCGCCACGTCCTGGGTCCAGGTGGCCTCGACCAGCGCCACCTGCTCCTCCTGCTGGCGGATCCGGGCCTCGAGCACGCCCAGCTCCTCGCGCTTCGAGGCGATCTTCGCGTCGATCTCGCTCGGGTCGATGCGTGCCACCACGGCGCCGGCTGGCACCGCGTCGCCCTCGCCGAAGGCGACCTCGAGCACGCGCCCGTTCACCTCCGCGCGCAGCACGCGCTGCTCGCCTTCGACGAAGCCCGTGTAGTGACGCGCACCTTCGTCGCGGCGCAGCCACACGATCAGGGCGGCCGCCACGGCGAGGAGCCCCGCTGCTGCCAGCAGCCGGCGGCGGTTCACCGGCGCCTCCGCGCGCGGCGGCGGCTGCGCAGCCGCTCGATGCCGCCCAGGGTGAACTCGGTGACGTGCTCGGCCACCTCGTCGACGAAGCCGCGCGGCCAGGCGCGCCGCTCCATCATCAGGAGCAGCGCCGGCCGGTGGGTCAGGTAGAAGGCGAGCTGCCCGAC of the Deltaproteobacteria bacterium genome contains:
- a CDS encoding HlyD family efflux transporter periplasmic adaptor subunit; the protein is MNRRRLLAAAGLLAVAAALIVWLRRDEGARHYTGFVEGEQRVLRAEVNGRVLEVAFGEGDAVPAGAVVARIDPSEIDAKIASKREELGVLEARIRQQEEQVALVEATWTQDVAAQEAALRQAQADAVLAARTFARTEKLRADGVVSVQRLDEARAGHDATRSAVERARELLARSRAQEGEIALARRALEVLRGQLELARAQLGELEVQRAKHDVRAPAAASVVQAQLLWPGELAQPGTPVLSVLDPLDKYVQIYVPVSDVDRVRVGARVEIELDSTPDRRVPGEVSFVASEANFTPEKIETRSDRIGQVYRAKVRILEDVERFQPGTEGNVYLVEEAPPAGSAPRRVANEVPRAAPAQEAPQAAPAQGAPQAAPAQGAPQAAPAQGAPQAEPAQRAPRAAPARGMP